One window from the genome of Aliidongia dinghuensis encodes:
- a CDS encoding phosphate/phosphite/phosphonate ABC transporter substrate-binding protein, with protein MSGRVAGLPMYDFGHLAAANDVMWQAVAGKLEAAGLRDVPARLDRSLPLDRLWQDRGLLLAQTCGYPLMTSLLGRVRLVATPRYRAFGCDGPRHGSALIVHADDDTSDLAGLLGCRCAANQRHSNTGMNLLRATVADLANGRPFFQSVTWTGSHRASLAMVARGKADLAAIDVVTLAQLRRSEPELTAQVRVLGWTEATPGLPLITSAETDDETIELLRSALFDVASAPAHAALRDDLLLDGFELVPETAYRSILRLEQHAIDLGYPHLC; from the coding sequence ATGAGCGGACGCGTGGCGGGCTTGCCCATGTATGATTTCGGCCATCTTGCAGCCGCAAACGATGTCATGTGGCAAGCCGTCGCGGGCAAGCTCGAGGCGGCCGGGTTGCGTGACGTGCCGGCGAGGCTCGATCGCAGCTTGCCGCTCGACCGGCTTTGGCAGGATCGCGGTCTCCTGCTGGCGCAAACCTGCGGCTATCCGCTGATGACGTCGCTGCTCGGACGAGTCCGCCTGGTGGCGACGCCACGCTATCGGGCGTTTGGCTGCGATGGGCCCCGCCATGGCAGCGCCCTCATCGTCCACGCCGACGACGACACCAGCGATCTCGCGGGGCTGCTGGGTTGTCGCTGCGCGGCCAATCAGCGGCATTCCAACACGGGCATGAACCTGCTGCGCGCAACGGTCGCCGATCTGGCAAACGGCAGGCCCTTCTTCCAGAGCGTGACCTGGACCGGATCCCATCGGGCGAGCCTGGCAATGGTCGCCCGCGGCAAGGCCGATCTGGCGGCGATCGACGTCGTCACGTTGGCCCAGCTACGCCGAAGCGAGCCGGAGCTCACCGCGCAGGTGCGCGTGCTCGGCTGGACCGAGGCCACGCCAGGCCTGCCCTTGATCACGTCGGCCGAGACCGACGACGAGACGATCGAGCTGTTGCGATCAGCCCTCTTCGACGTCGCGTCGGCGCCCGCCCATGCGGCACTCAGAGACGATCTCCTGCTCGACGGCTTCGAGCTCGTGCCGGAAACCGCCTACCGCTCGATCCTCAGGTTGGAACAACACGCGATCGACCTCGGCTATCCGCACCTGTGTTGA